From the bacterium genome, one window contains:
- a CDS encoding TolC family protein produces the protein MSIASRWRGTALAALVMLAILAGGATAEDLGGPPVAADAIPDPLSLGQALDFFRQHGIELLLADAAVAGARGDLRAASAFPNPAVAASGGHSFNYDPSQCNGGCSATAVSVNVSDQGLVIDLLVGKRRLRTDVAAAAVAAATLSRADAERTLLPAVKQQYLRAALGAAALERARDLARTAGETFALVRRRFDTGAVSEADLARAEVAQLEAERAVDVAAEELTAAKAGLAALLGIRGAIVDYRLADGIPPFRVPPQVRDASAESLRELALAHRPDLAAARTRVGGAEAALDLARRERFPDIALTAQYQQEGTGQEAIQPPTATFGVSLPLPLLYQNQGEIGAAAAALQARTLEARKLELQVGSDVASALASVDSARRRVERDQSRLLEQAGRARDLVHYRYEKGAVSLFELLDAERTLAATRTAYDGDLGDYWTAIYTLEQVVGVELE, from the coding sequence ATGTCGATCGCGTCTCGCTGGCGTGGCACGGCGCTCGCCGCCCTCGTGATGCTCGCGATCCTGGCCGGCGGCGCCACCGCGGAGGATCTCGGCGGACCGCCGGTGGCGGCGGACGCAATCCCGGATCCGCTGTCCCTCGGGCAGGCGCTGGATTTCTTCCGCCAGCACGGCATCGAGCTGCTGCTCGCCGACGCGGCGGTCGCCGGCGCGCGCGGCGATCTGCGGGCGGCATCGGCCTTCCCGAACCCGGCCGTGGCGGCGAGCGGCGGACACTCGTTCAACTACGATCCGAGCCAGTGCAACGGCGGCTGTTCGGCCACCGCGGTGTCGGTCAACGTGTCGGATCAGGGACTGGTCATCGACCTGCTGGTCGGCAAGCGGCGCCTGCGCACCGACGTGGCGGCGGCGGCCGTGGCCGCGGCCACGCTGTCGCGCGCCGACGCCGAGCGCACGCTCCTGCCGGCGGTGAAGCAGCAGTACCTGCGCGCCGCCCTGGGAGCCGCCGCCCTGGAGCGGGCGCGCGATCTGGCGCGCACCGCCGGGGAGACCTTCGCGCTGGTGCGGCGGCGCTTCGATACCGGCGCCGTGTCGGAGGCCGACCTGGCCCGCGCCGAGGTGGCGCAGCTCGAGGCGGAGCGCGCGGTCGACGTGGCGGCCGAGGAGCTGACCGCCGCGAAGGCCGGCCTCGCCGCTCTGCTCGGCATCCGCGGCGCCATCGTCGACTACCGCCTGGCGGACGGGATTCCGCCCTTCCGCGTCCCGCCCCAGGTGCGCGACGCGAGCGCCGAGTCGCTGCGCGAGCTGGCGCTCGCCCACCGCCCCGACCTGGCGGCGGCGCGCACGCGCGTCGGCGGCGCCGAGGCCGCCCTCGACCTGGCGCGCCGCGAGCGCTTTCCCGACATCGCGCTGACCGCGCAGTACCAGCAGGAGGGGACGGGGCAGGAGGCGATCCAGCCGCCGACGGCGACCTTCGGGGTCTCGTTGCCGCTGCCGCTGCTCTACCAGAACCAGGGAGAGATCGGCGCCGCGGCGGCCGCGCTCCAGGCGCGCACGCTCGAGGCGCGCAAGCTCGAGCTGCAGGTCGGCAGCGACGTCGCCAGCGCCCTGGCCTCCGTCGATTCCGCCCGCCGCCGCGTCGAACGCGATCAATCCCGCCTCCTCGAGCAGGCCGGGCGGGCGCGCGACCTGGTGCACTACCGGTACGAGAAAGGCGCGGTATCGCTGTTCGAGCTCCTCGACGCGGAGCGCACCCTGGCGGCGACCCGCACGGCGTACGATGGCGATCTCGGCGACTACTGGACGGCGATCTACACGCTCGAGCAGGTCGTCGGCGTGGAGCTCGAATGA
- a CDS encoding SDR family oxidoreductase, which produces MRLAGRVAIVTGGASGIGAATLRRLAADGAAVVCADINDDLGEQVVASIGARAAYRHCDVGEPADLAATVAFAEERFGGLDIIHNNAIWSGGGWVHEIDVEIWRRSLQVMLDGVFYGCKAALPALLRRGGGAIVNTASIEAFGGEMMASPYATAKAGVVNLTRNVAIEYGRKGIRANAICPGIVETPLYQLMEQFARRSRAEMEQLSALGRLIRPEEIANVVAFLVSDEASAMTGAAVVIDGGLTAALNLSGHGPYEG; this is translated from the coding sequence ATGCGGCTCGCGGGCAGGGTGGCGATCGTGACCGGCGGCGCCTCGGGCATCGGCGCGGCGACGCTGCGCCGGTTGGCGGCGGACGGCGCGGCGGTCGTCTGCGCCGACATCAACGACGACCTCGGCGAGCAGGTGGTGGCGTCGATCGGAGCGCGCGCCGCCTACCGCCACTGCGACGTCGGCGAACCGGCGGACCTCGCGGCGACGGTCGCCTTCGCCGAGGAGCGCTTCGGCGGTCTCGACATCATCCACAACAACGCCATCTGGTCGGGCGGCGGCTGGGTGCACGAGATCGACGTCGAGATCTGGCGGCGCAGCCTGCAGGTGATGCTCGACGGCGTCTTCTACGGCTGCAAGGCGGCGCTGCCGGCCCTGCTGCGGCGCGGCGGCGGCGCCATCGTCAACACCGCCTCGATCGAGGCCTTCGGCGGCGAGATGATGGCCTCGCCCTACGCGACCGCCAAAGCGGGCGTCGTCAACCTGACCCGCAACGTCGCCATCGAGTACGGGCGCAAGGGCATCCGCGCCAACGCCATCTGCCCCGGCATCGTCGAGACGCCGCTGTACCAGCTCATGGAGCAGTTCGCCCGCCGCTCGCGGGCCGAGATGGAGCAGTTGTCGGCGCTCGGCCGGCTGATCCGGCCGGAGGAGATCGCCAACGTCGTCGCCTTCCTGGTCAGCGACGAGGCCTCGGCGATGACCGGCGCCGCGGTGGTGATCGACGGCGGGCTGACCGCGGCGCTGAACCTCTCGGGGCACGGGCCGTACGAGGGGTGA
- a CDS encoding DUF4136 domain-containing protein, producing the protein MAARVDRMARGALARRVAIGLSPLLLLACAPKIPVHVDASSRQTLAGYRTYAWMTPPPDRKSADHEPQLQVFEWQVVTTAQNELARKGYIRSDSAPDLLVLLRTDVGEKYSDTIGDYFYYRDAGGTKPLFNAFSLGYEQATITFEAYDAASRTLLWRGRTAVAMDAPQRDRRAIDSVGELLKTFPSEQR; encoded by the coding sequence ATGGCGGCGCGGGTGGATCGCATGGCGCGCGGCGCCCTCGCGAGGCGCGTGGCCATCGGCCTGTCGCCGCTGCTGCTGCTCGCCTGCGCCCCCAAGATCCCCGTCCACGTCGACGCGTCGTCGCGGCAGACCCTGGCCGGGTATCGGACCTACGCCTGGATGACGCCGCCGCCGGACCGCAAGTCCGCCGACCACGAGCCGCAGCTCCAGGTGTTCGAATGGCAGGTCGTGACCACGGCGCAGAACGAGCTCGCCCGCAAGGGCTACATCCGCAGCGACAGCGCGCCCGACCTGCTGGTCCTGCTGCGCACCGACGTCGGCGAGAAGTACTCCGACACGATCGGCGACTACTTCTACTATCGCGATGCCGGCGGCACCAAGCCGTTGTTCAACGCCTTCTCGCTCGGCTACGAGCAGGCGACGATCACCTTCGAGGCGTACGACGCCGCCAGCCGCACGCTGCTCTGGCGCGGCCGCACCGCGGTGGCGATGGACGCGCCGCAGCGCGACCGGCGCGCCATCGACAGCGTGGGCGAATTGCTGAAGACGTTTCCGAGCGAACAGAGGTAG
- a CDS encoding acyl-CoA synthetase translates to MTINLGDAWEAVADQLGGETALCHDAQRESFGEFERRAARLAGALQAHGVGHDTKVALYLYNANEYLEACLAAFKLRAVPVNVNYRYLAEELHYLLENADAEVVIYHGALAERVQAVRDRLPALRLLIQVATTDADRVPLLPGAHDFEALVAAHDPAPRIERSPDDLIFLYTGGTTGLPKGVMWRHRDLFRVLSQSYQAIGEVPATAAEAGVLAKRMREMGLSGPLLAAAPLMHGMAWFTSMGRLLVGSTVVSLAKRSFDAHELWSLVQEHKVAMCVIVGDAFARPMVRALEEAEAAGTPYDISSLMVIVSGGVMWTPPFKQAFLDRGVPMLIDGLGSSEATGIGMMISTAGTELETAKFQLNPTTRVFTEDGRAVAPGSGEIGMVAVAADSGIPLGYYKDEAKTASTFKVIDGVRYSLPGDWARVEADGSITLLGRGSVCINTGGEKVFPEEVEEALKLHPAVEDCTVVGIPDEQWGERIVAVVAFGGGLSASEKELIAAARDRLAAYKAPKQVVVVDRIVRSPAGKADYRWARETAIRIAT, encoded by the coding sequence ATGACGATCAATCTGGGGGATGCCTGGGAGGCGGTGGCCGACCAGTTGGGCGGCGAGACCGCGCTGTGCCACGACGCGCAGCGCGAGTCCTTCGGCGAGTTCGAGCGGCGCGCCGCGCGCCTCGCCGGCGCCCTCCAGGCGCACGGCGTCGGCCACGACACCAAGGTGGCGCTGTACCTGTACAACGCCAACGAGTACCTCGAAGCCTGCCTGGCGGCGTTCAAGCTGCGCGCCGTGCCGGTGAACGTGAACTACCGCTACCTCGCGGAGGAGCTGCACTACCTGCTCGAGAACGCCGACGCCGAGGTGGTGATCTACCATGGCGCGCTGGCCGAGCGGGTGCAGGCGGTGCGCGACCGGCTGCCCGCGTTGCGCCTGCTCATCCAGGTCGCCACCACCGACGCCGACCGCGTGCCGCTGCTCCCCGGCGCGCACGACTTCGAGGCCCTGGTCGCCGCGCACGATCCGGCGCCGCGCATCGAGCGCTCGCCCGACGATCTCATCTTCCTCTACACCGGCGGCACCACCGGCCTGCCGAAAGGCGTGATGTGGCGGCATCGCGACCTCTTCCGCGTCCTGTCGCAGAGCTACCAGGCGATCGGCGAGGTGCCGGCGACGGCCGCCGAGGCCGGCGTTCTGGCCAAGCGCATGCGCGAGATGGGGTTGTCCGGCCCGCTGCTGGCGGCGGCGCCGTTGATGCACGGCATGGCCTGGTTCACCTCGATGGGCCGCCTGCTGGTCGGCTCGACGGTGGTCAGCCTGGCCAAGCGCTCGTTCGACGCCCACGAGCTGTGGAGTCTGGTGCAGGAGCACAAGGTGGCGATGTGCGTCATCGTCGGCGACGCCTTCGCGCGGCCGATGGTGCGGGCGCTCGAGGAGGCGGAGGCGGCGGGCACGCCCTACGACATCTCCTCGCTCATGGTGATCGTCTCCGGCGGCGTGATGTGGACCCCGCCGTTCAAGCAGGCCTTCCTCGACCGCGGCGTGCCGATGTTGATCGACGGCCTCGGCTCCAGCGAGGCCACCGGCATCGGGATGATGATTTCCACCGCCGGCACCGAGCTCGAGACCGCCAAGTTCCAGCTCAACCCGACCACCCGCGTCTTCACCGAGGATGGGCGCGCCGTCGCGCCGGGCAGCGGCGAGATCGGCATGGTGGCGGTCGCCGCCGACAGCGGCATCCCGCTCGGCTACTACAAGGACGAGGCGAAGACCGCGAGCACGTTCAAGGTCATCGACGGCGTCCGCTACTCCCTGCCCGGCGACTGGGCCCGGGTCGAGGCCGACGGCAGCATCACCCTGCTCGGCCGCGGCTCGGTATGCATCAACACCGGCGGCGAGAAGGTGTTCCCCGAGGAGGTCGAGGAGGCGCTGAAGCTGCACCCGGCGGTCGAGGACTGCACCGTGGTCGGCATCCCCGACGAGCAGTGGGGCGAGCGGATCGTCGCCGTCGTCGCCTTCGGCGGCGGCCTCAGCGCCAGCGAGAAGGAGCTGATCGCCGCCGCCCGCGACCGCCTCGCCGCCTACAAGGCCCCCAAGCAGGTGGTGGTCGTCGACCGCATCGTCCGCAGCCCGGCCGGGAAAGCCGATTACCGCTGGGCGCGCGAGACCGCGATCCGCATCGCGACATAA
- a CDS encoding ammonium transporter, with translation MLRRPLTLVLALALSTLALARFAPARADAEAPNLPPYFTATSPDEAQPLWPDAGGGAAGVWAAPASGADDPAKLTIADVYDRVAHNLFAINFMWTLITGFLVMFMQAGFMFVETGLIRAKNAAHTAGMNFMIYPLGCIAFWVYGFAIGWGNWWNGPVAPGWYASLGPGLSVLNSGITIGGWGILGTKGFFLGPDVGDVSVMALFFFMMVFMDTTATIPTGAMAERWAWKNFMLYGLWVALPYCLYANWVWGGGWIAQLGGNLGLGHGGVDFAGSGVVHMMGGIIGLAGAIVIGPRIGKFINGKPQAIPGHSIPMVVLGTFVLAFGWFGFNPGSTLSGTDLRISFVVVNTMLASVTSTMGAYVALMRKGLKPDPTMLCNGMLAGLVAITAPCAFVDPWAAGVIGFIAGVLVVYSVFFFEHRGIDDPCGAISVHGTNGAWGVLSLGIFANGAYGAGWNGVVRDSMVSAYGADGVRGLLYGDVSQFIAQLVSVITIAVFGFAMAYAWFKVSDMITPLRVDAEVELEGLDGPEMGAIAYPDFPIHAGGKKMVG, from the coding sequence ATGCTCCGACGCCCGTTGACGCTCGTCCTCGCCCTGGCCCTGTCGACCCTGGCACTGGCGCGATTCGCGCCGGCCCGTGCCGACGCGGAGGCGCCGAACCTTCCGCCGTACTTCACGGCCACCAGCCCGGATGAAGCGCAGCCCCTGTGGCCGGATGCGGGCGGTGGCGCGGCGGGCGTGTGGGCGGCGCCGGCGTCGGGCGCCGACGATCCGGCCAAGCTGACGATCGCCGACGTCTACGATCGCGTCGCCCACAACCTCTTCGCGATCAACTTCATGTGGACGCTGATCACCGGCTTCCTGGTGATGTTCATGCAGGCCGGCTTCATGTTCGTCGAGACCGGGCTGATCCGCGCCAAGAACGCCGCCCACACGGCGGGCATGAACTTCATGATCTACCCGCTCGGCTGCATCGCCTTCTGGGTCTACGGCTTCGCCATCGGCTGGGGCAACTGGTGGAACGGCCCGGTGGCGCCCGGCTGGTACGCATCGCTCGGTCCGGGCCTCTCGGTGCTCAATTCCGGGATCACGATCGGCGGCTGGGGGATCCTCGGCACCAAGGGATTCTTTCTCGGCCCCGACGTCGGCGACGTCAGCGTCATGGCGCTGTTCTTCTTCATGATGGTGTTCATGGACACCACCGCGACCATCCCGACCGGCGCCATGGCGGAGCGCTGGGCGTGGAAGAACTTCATGCTCTACGGCTTGTGGGTGGCGTTGCCGTACTGCCTGTACGCGAACTGGGTGTGGGGCGGCGGCTGGATCGCGCAGCTCGGCGGCAACCTGGGCCTCGGACACGGCGGGGTCGACTTCGCCGGCTCCGGCGTCGTGCACATGATGGGCGGCATCATCGGACTCGCCGGCGCGATCGTCATCGGACCGCGCATCGGCAAGTTCATCAATGGCAAGCCACAGGCGATCCCCGGCCACAGCATCCCGATGGTGGTGCTGGGCACCTTCGTCCTCGCCTTCGGCTGGTTCGGCTTCAATCCCGGCTCGACGCTCTCCGGCACCGACCTGCGCATCAGTTTCGTGGTCGTGAACACCATGCTCGCCAGCGTCACCTCGACGATGGGCGCCTACGTCGCCCTGATGCGGAAGGGGCTGAAGCCCGACCCGACCATGCTCTGCAACGGCATGCTCGCCGGTCTGGTGGCGATCACCGCCCCCTGCGCCTTCGTCGATCCCTGGGCGGCCGGCGTCATCGGCTTCATCGCCGGCGTGCTCGTCGTCTACAGCGTCTTCTTCTTCGAGCACCGCGGCATCGACGACCCCTGCGGCGCCATCTCGGTGCACGGCACCAACGGCGCCTGGGGCGTGCTGTCGCTCGGCATCTTCGCCAACGGCGCCTATGGCGCCGGCTGGAACGGCGTGGTCCGCGACTCGATGGTGAGCGCCTACGGCGCCGACGGCGTCCGCGGCCTGCTCTACGGCGACGTCTCGCAGTTCATCGCCCAGCTCGTCAGCGTCATCACCATCGCCGTCTTCGGCTTCGCGATGGCCTACGCCTGGTTCAAGGTGAGCGACATGATCACGCCGCTGCGCGTCGACGCCGAGGTCGAGCTCGAGGGCCTCGACGGACCGGAGATGGGCGCCATCGCCTACCCCGACTTCCCCATCCACGCCGGCGGCAAGAAGATGGTCGGCTGA
- a CDS encoding dipeptide ABC transporter ATP-binding protein, translated as MLTLLVFIGEAVRDALDPRRALTAGPPAAVSAPPGAAGEVVPPAHSPVVAATAEPPLLQIEDLRVSFGATEAVAGISLALARGETLALVGESGSGKSVTALAILQLLVAAARVRGSIRFQGRELVGADGETMRAIRGDRIAMIFQEPMTSLNPLHTIERQIAETLTLHRQLAPAAARVETLSLLRLVGLSDPERRLGAYPHELSGGQRQRVMIAMALANEPDILIADEPTTAVDVTIQAQLLALLQALQRRLGMAMLFITHDLSIVRAIADRVCVMQRGRIVETGPVDAVFAAPRHPYTRALLAAQPSGAPAPVPAEARPLLRCDDLRVWYPIRAGVLRRVVDHVRAVDGVTLTLREAETLGVVGESGSGKSTLGFAILRLVDSRGAIELDGRDLAALRGGALRPLRRELQIVFQDPYGSLSPRLSVGQIIEEGLRVHGVGASAAEREARIIEALREVDLDPDTRHRYPHEFSGGQRQRIAIARALVLHPKLVVLDEPTSALDVSIQAQIVGLLRDLQARHRIAYLFISHDLRVIRAMSHRILVLKDGVVVEQGDAATVLASPQAEYTRTLLAAALA; from the coding sequence ATGCTGACGCTGCTGGTGTTCATCGGCGAAGCCGTGCGCGACGCGCTGGATCCACGGCGAGCGCTGACGGCCGGGCCGCCGGCCGCGGTCAGCGCGCCGCCAGGAGCCGCCGGCGAGGTGGTACCGCCGGCGCATTCGCCCGTCGTCGCTGCCACCGCGGAGCCGCCGCTGCTGCAGATCGAGGATCTGCGCGTCTCGTTCGGCGCCACCGAGGCGGTCGCCGGCATCTCGCTGGCGCTGGCCCGGGGCGAGACGCTGGCCCTGGTCGGCGAGAGCGGCTCGGGGAAGTCGGTGACGGCGCTGGCGATCCTGCAGTTGCTGGTCGCGGCGGCGCGGGTGCGCGGCAGCATCCGTTTCCAGGGGCGCGAGCTGGTCGGCGCCGACGGCGAGACCATGCGGGCGATCCGCGGCGATCGCATCGCGATGATCTTCCAGGAGCCGATGACGTCGCTGAACCCCCTGCACACCATCGAGCGGCAGATCGCGGAGACGCTCACCCTGCACCGGCAGTTGGCGCCCGCGGCGGCGCGGGTCGAGACGCTGTCGCTGTTGCGGCTGGTCGGCCTGAGCGATCCCGAGCGGCGGCTCGGCGCCTATCCGCACGAGCTCTCGGGCGGGCAGCGGCAGCGGGTGATGATCGCCATGGCGCTGGCCAACGAGCCCGACATCCTGATCGCCGACGAGCCGACGACGGCGGTCGACGTGACCATCCAGGCGCAGCTCCTGGCGCTGCTGCAGGCGCTGCAGCGGCGGCTGGGCATGGCGATGCTCTTCATCACCCACGACCTGTCGATCGTGCGCGCCATCGCCGATCGGGTCTGCGTCATGCAGCGCGGTCGCATCGTCGAAACGGGCCCCGTGGACGCGGTCTTCGCGGCGCCGCGGCATCCCTACACCCGCGCCCTGCTGGCGGCGCAGCCATCGGGCGCCCCGGCGCCGGTGCCGGCGGAGGCGCGGCCGCTGCTGCGGTGCGACGACCTGCGCGTCTGGTACCCGATCCGCGCCGGCGTGCTGCGCCGCGTCGTCGATCACGTGCGGGCGGTGGACGGCGTGACGCTGACCCTGCGCGAGGCCGAGACGCTCGGCGTCGTCGGCGAGAGCGGCTCCGGCAAGAGCACGCTCGGCTTCGCCATCCTGCGGCTGGTCGACAGCCGGGGCGCGATCGAGCTCGACGGCCGCGACCTGGCGGCGCTGCGCGGCGGCGCGCTGCGGCCCCTGCGCCGCGAGCTGCAGATCGTCTTCCAGGATCCCTACGGCTCGCTCAGCCCGCGCCTCTCGGTGGGGCAGATCATCGAAGAGGGACTGCGGGTGCACGGCGTCGGCGCCAGCGCCGCCGAGCGCGAGGCGCGCATCATCGAGGCGCTGCGCGAGGTCGACCTCGACCCCGACACCCGCCACCGCTACCCGCACGAGTTCAGCGGCGGCCAGCGCCAGCGCATCGCCATCGCCCGTGCCCTGGTGCTGCACCCGAAGCTGGTGGTGCTGGACGAGCCGACGTCGGCCCTCGACGTCTCCATCCAGGCGCAGATCGTCGGCCTGCTGCGCGACCTGCAGGCCCGTCATCGCATCGCCTACCTGTTCATCAGCCACGACCTGCGAGTCATCCGCGCCATGAGCCACCGCATCCTGGTGCTGAAGGACGGCGTGGTCGTCGAGCAGGGCGACGCCGCCACGGTGCTCGCCTCGCCGCAGGCCGAGTACACGCGCACGTTGCTCGCGGCGGCCCTCGCCTGA
- a CDS encoding microcin C ABC transporter permease YejB: MLAYIVRRLLLMIPTLLGIMLLNFVIIHAAPGGPVEQIIAQLQGTAVSATARVSGGSGELAGGARPPVTATTSRYRGAQGLDPQLIKDLERQFGFDKPAPERFLLMLQRYLRFDFGESFFRSRSVMALIADRLPVSISLGLWTTLLVYLISIPLGVAKAVRDGSRFDVWTSGVVIVGSAIPGFLFAILLIVLFAGGSYWQWFPLRGLVSDDWSQLDWWHRIADYFWHITLPVLSLVIGGFASLTLLTKNSFLDQINQQYVLTARAKGLSERRVLYRHVFRNAMLIVISGFPAALIGILFTGALLIEVIFSIDGIGLLGFQSTVQRDYPVMFGTLYIFTLIGLLTKLVEDLTYMFVDPRIDFEGR; this comes from the coding sequence ATGCTGGCGTACATCGTCCGTCGACTGCTGCTGATGATCCCGACCCTGCTCGGGATCATGCTGCTGAACTTCGTCATCATCCACGCCGCGCCGGGCGGCCCGGTGGAGCAGATCATCGCCCAGTTGCAGGGCACCGCCGTGTCGGCCACGGCGCGCGTGAGCGGCGGCAGCGGCGAGCTCGCCGGCGGCGCGCGACCGCCGGTGACGGCGACCACCAGCCGCTATCGCGGCGCGCAGGGGCTCGACCCGCAGCTCATCAAGGACCTCGAGCGCCAGTTCGGCTTCGACAAGCCGGCACCCGAGCGCTTCCTGCTGATGCTGCAGCGCTACCTGCGCTTCGACTTCGGCGAGAGCTTCTTCCGCAGCCGCTCGGTGATGGCGTTGATCGCCGACCGGCTGCCGGTGTCGATCTCGCTCGGCCTGTGGACGACGTTGCTCGTCTACCTGATCTCGATCCCGCTCGGCGTCGCCAAAGCGGTGCGCGACGGCTCGCGCTTCGACGTCTGGACCTCCGGCGTGGTGATCGTCGGCAGCGCCATCCCCGGCTTCCTCTTCGCCATCCTCCTCATCGTCCTCTTCGCCGGCGGCAGCTACTGGCAGTGGTTTCCACTGCGCGGCCTGGTGTCGGACGACTGGAGCCAGCTCGACTGGTGGCATCGCATCGCCGACTACTTCTGGCACATCACGCTGCCGGTGCTGTCGCTGGTGATCGGCGGCTTCGCCAGCCTGACCCTGCTGACCAAGAACTCGTTCCTCGACCAGATCAACCAGCAGTACGTGCTGACGGCGCGCGCCAAGGGCCTGAGCGAGCGCCGCGTGCTCTACCGCCACGTCTTCCGCAACGCCATGCTCATCGTCATCAGCGGCTTCCCGGCGGCGCTGATCGGCATCCTGTTCACCGGCGCGCTGCTCATCGAGGTCATCTTCTCGATCGACGGCATCGGCCTGCTCGGCTTCCAGTCGACGGTGCAGCGCGACTACCCGGTGATGTTCGGCACCCTCTACATCTTCACCCTCATCGGCCTGCTCACCAAGCTGGTCGAGGACCTCACGTACATGTTCGTCGACCCGCGCATCGACTTCGAGGGCCGATGA
- a CDS encoding ABC transporter substrate-binding protein, whose product MRILALLLLLASTAHAADTAAPAHGIAMHGDLKYGPGFAHFDYVNPDAPKGGELRLYGLGSFDSFNPFIIKGNPDDGSTRIYDTLLTGSADEPFSEYGLLAETVETPPDRSWVIFRLRPEARWHDGTPITADDVLWTFETLRSKGQPFYRAYYANVDRAEKLDERSVRFTFKPGENRELPLIMGQLPVLPKHYWASREFDASTLEPPLGSGPYKVGKFDAGRWSTYERVPDYWGKDLPVNRGRANFDTIRYDYYRDMTVALEALKAGAYDLRLEASSKDWATAYDSPALRDGRLIKKEFPHSRPAGMQGYAFNLRRPLFQDRRVRQAIGYALDFEWANRTLFYGQYTRARSYFGNSELAANGVPQGAELAALEPLRDRLPPEVFTTEYQPPATDGSGNMRDNLKKAYDLLKDAGWTVDPASKKLVNAQGQPFEFEILLIDPAYERITLPFAKNLERLGITARVRTVDTAQYKKRTDDFDFDMVMASWPQTLSPGNEQRSYWSSAWADQPGSPNILGLKDPTIDALVEQVIAAPDRASLVARVHALDRALQWGFYVVPNWYIAYDRYAFWDKFGRPDVIPAQGVQTDTWWYDPAKAAAIAAKR is encoded by the coding sequence ATGCGCATCCTCGCTCTGCTGCTCCTCCTCGCCTCCACGGCCCACGCCGCCGACACCGCCGCGCCGGCGCACGGCATCGCCATGCACGGCGATCTCAAGTACGGCCCCGGCTTCGCCCACTTCGACTACGTGAACCCCGATGCCCCGAAGGGCGGCGAGCTGCGGCTCTACGGCCTCGGCTCTTTCGACAGCTTCAATCCCTTCATCATCAAGGGCAACCCCGACGACGGCAGCACGCGCATCTACGACACGCTGCTGACCGGCTCGGCCGATGAGCCGTTCAGCGAATACGGGCTGCTGGCCGAGACCGTGGAGACGCCGCCCGACCGTTCGTGGGTCATCTTCCGCCTGCGCCCCGAGGCGCGCTGGCACGACGGCACGCCGATCACCGCCGACGACGTCCTGTGGACGTTCGAGACGCTGCGCAGCAAGGGACAGCCGTTCTACCGCGCCTACTACGCCAACGTGGACCGGGCGGAGAAGCTCGACGAGCGCAGCGTCAGGTTCACCTTCAAGCCGGGCGAGAACCGCGAGCTGCCGTTGATCATGGGGCAACTGCCGGTGCTGCCGAAACACTACTGGGCGAGCCGCGAGTTCGACGCCAGCACGCTCGAGCCGCCGCTCGGCAGCGGGCCGTACAAGGTGGGGAAGTTCGACGCCGGCCGCTGGAGCACCTACGAGCGCGTGCCCGACTACTGGGGAAAGGACCTGCCGGTGAACCGCGGCCGCGCCAACTTCGACACCATCCGCTACGACTACTACCGCGACATGACGGTGGCGCTGGAGGCGCTGAAGGCCGGCGCCTACGACCTGCGCCTCGAGGCGTCGTCGAAGGACTGGGCCACCGCCTACGACTCGCCGGCGCTGCGCGACGGCCGGCTGATCAAGAAGGAGTTCCCGCACTCGCGCCCCGCCGGCATGCAGGGCTACGCCTTCAACCTGCGCCGGCCGCTGTTCCAGGATCGCCGCGTGCGCCAGGCGATCGGCTACGCGCTCGACTTCGAATGGGCCAATCGCACCCTCTTCTACGGCCAGTACACGCGCGCCCGCAGCTACTTCGGCAACTCCGAGCTGGCGGCCAACGGCGTGCCGCAGGGCGCCGAGCTGGCGGCGCTCGAGCCGCTGCGCGACAGGCTGCCGCCGGAGGTGTTCACCACCGAGTACCAGCCGCCGGCCACCGACGGCTCGGGCAACATGCGCGACAACCTGAAGAAGGCCTACGACCTGCTGAAGGACGCCGGCTGGACGGTCGATCCGGCGAGCAAGAAGCTGGTGAACGCGCAGGGCCAGCCGTTCGAGTTCGAGATCCTGCTCATCGACCCGGCCTACGAGCGCATCACCCTGCCGTTCGCCAAGAACCTCGAGCGGCTCGGCATCACGGCGCGCGTCCGCACCGTGGACACGGCGCAGTACAAGAAGCGGACGGACGATTTCGACTTCGACATGGTGATGGCGAGCTGGCCGCAGACCCTGTCGCCGGGCAACGAGCAGCGCAGCTACTGGTCGTCCGCGTGGGCCGACCAGCCCGGCAGCCCGAACATCCTCGGCCTGAAGGATCCGACGATCGACGCGCTGGTCGAACAGGTGATCGCGGCGCCCGACCGCGCCAGCCTGGTGGCCCGCGTCCACGCCCTCGACCGCGCCCTGCAGTGGGGCTTCTACGTGGTGCCCAACTGGTACATCGCCTACGACCGCTACGCCTTCTGGGACAAGTTCGGCCGCCCCGACGTGATCCCGGCGCAGGGCGTGCAGACCGACACCTGGTGGTACGATCCGGCGAAGGCCGCCGCCATCGCCGCCAAGCGCTGA